The following proteins are co-located in the Rhodococcus opacus B4 genome:
- a CDS encoding APC family permease, protein MVALVRAVRRLALGRPLRSDDLGEQLLTKRLALPIFASDPLSSVAYATQEILLILSLGGLAYFYLTPYLAVGVVVLLAVVALSYRQVVYAYPSGGGSYEVATKNLGPSAGLTVASALLIDYVMTVAVSVSAGVDNLISAVPALNTHRVALAVAFVVLLTVMNLRGIRESGTMFAFPTYGFIAGVMILIVTGFIRVAAGSTPVAESAGYTIEPELSGLTGLALVFFALRAFSSGCTALTGVEAISNGVPAFRKPKSANAAKTLMAMAATAIVMFAGITALAIVTKVHVAVNPCDLIGFAGNCETDPQRTVIAQIAAAVFGGTTNFGFFYVQAATVLILVLAANTAYNGFPLLASVLGRDRYLPVQLNTRGDRLAFSNGIVLLAVTAGGLIVLFEASVTHLIQLYILGVFTSFTLSQAGMVRHWNGVLATESDSRERHKIRARRALNGTGALLTGTVLIIVTVTKFTQGAYLVVIAMPILFFLMRGVRRHYDRIAALLVVDEDSFTLPSQVHTIVLVSVLNKPTARALAYARATHPTTLEAVTVLGADTAKLQREWEKYEIPVPLKVLESPYREVTGPIVGYVKSVRKRVPGGVVTIFIPEYVVGRWWEHLLHNQNALRLKGRLLFTSGVMVTSVPWLLDSATRAGAPLGKPAPGDIRRGLPTTVELSGKSASGTP, encoded by the coding sequence GTGGTGGCTCTGGTGCGGGCGGTCCGGCGGCTGGCTCTGGGACGCCCGCTGCGCAGTGACGATCTCGGGGAGCAGTTGCTGACCAAGCGTCTGGCGCTGCCGATTTTCGCGTCCGACCCGCTGTCGTCGGTGGCGTATGCGACGCAGGAGATCCTGCTGATCCTGTCGCTGGGCGGTCTCGCGTACTTCTATCTGACACCGTATCTGGCGGTCGGCGTGGTGGTACTTCTCGCCGTCGTCGCCCTGTCGTACCGCCAGGTGGTGTACGCCTATCCGAGCGGGGGCGGCTCGTACGAGGTGGCCACGAAGAACCTCGGCCCGTCCGCGGGGTTGACGGTGGCGTCCGCGCTGCTCATCGATTACGTGATGACGGTGGCGGTGTCGGTCTCGGCCGGCGTCGACAATCTGATCTCGGCGGTGCCTGCGCTGAACACGCACCGGGTGGCGTTGGCCGTGGCGTTCGTGGTGCTGCTGACGGTGATGAACCTGCGCGGGATCCGCGAATCGGGGACCATGTTCGCGTTCCCGACGTACGGGTTCATCGCCGGTGTGATGATCCTGATCGTGACGGGGTTCATCCGCGTCGCGGCCGGTTCGACGCCCGTCGCCGAAAGCGCCGGCTACACCATCGAACCGGAACTGTCCGGGCTGACCGGCCTGGCTCTGGTGTTCTTCGCGCTGCGCGCGTTCTCGTCAGGATGTACGGCACTGACGGGGGTCGAGGCGATCTCCAACGGGGTACCCGCGTTCCGTAAACCGAAGAGCGCCAACGCCGCGAAAACCCTCATGGCGATGGCGGCGACGGCCATCGTGATGTTCGCCGGAATCACCGCGCTGGCGATCGTCACGAAGGTGCACGTCGCGGTGAACCCGTGCGATCTGATCGGGTTCGCCGGAAACTGCGAGACCGACCCGCAGCGCACCGTCATCGCCCAGATCGCGGCCGCGGTGTTCGGCGGCACCACCAACTTCGGCTTCTTCTACGTGCAGGCCGCGACCGTGCTGATCCTCGTGCTCGCCGCGAACACGGCCTACAACGGCTTCCCGCTGCTCGCCTCGGTACTCGGCCGCGACCGTTACCTTCCCGTCCAGCTCAACACTCGCGGCGACCGGTTGGCGTTCAGCAACGGCATCGTGCTTCTCGCGGTGACGGCGGGCGGACTGATCGTCCTGTTCGAGGCGTCCGTCACCCACCTCATCCAGCTGTACATCCTCGGCGTGTTCACGTCCTTCACACTCAGCCAGGCGGGCATGGTCCGGCACTGGAACGGTGTGCTGGCAACCGAATCCGACTCCCGCGAACGCCACAAGATACGGGCACGGCGGGCACTCAACGGTACCGGCGCCCTCCTCACCGGCACCGTCCTGATCATCGTCACGGTCACGAAGTTCACCCAGGGCGCCTACCTGGTGGTCATCGCGATGCCGATCCTGTTCTTCCTGATGCGCGGGGTCCGGCGGCACTACGACCGGATCGCGGCGCTTCTCGTCGTCGACGAGGACAGCTTCACCCTCCCCTCCCAGGTGCACACCATCGTGCTGGTGTCCGTGCTCAACAAACCCACCGCCCGCGCCCTCGCCTACGCCCGCGCCACCCACCCGACGACGCTCGAGGCCGTCACCGTGCTGGGCGCCGACACCGCGAAGCTGCAACGGGAGTGGGAGAAGTACGAGATTCCGGTGCCACTGAAGGTTCTCGAATCGCCCTACCGCGAAGTCACCGGCCCCATCGTGGGATACGTGAAATCCGTCCGGAAACGGGTCCCCGGCGGAGTCGTCACCATCTTCATCCCCGAATACGTGGTCGGTCGCTGGTGGGAACACCTGCTGCACAACCAGAATGCGCTGCGCCTCAAGGGCCGGTTGCTGTTCACGTCCGGGGTGATGGTCACGAGCGTGCCGTGGCTGCTCGATTCGGCCACCCGGGCCGGCGCCCCGCTCGGCAAGCCCGCGCCGGGCGACATCCGGCGCGGCCTGCCCACCACCGTCGAACTCAGCGGAAAGTCGGCTTCAGGTACTCCGTGA
- a CDS encoding protein kinase domain-containing protein, translating to MATDGDPLRTQRDTDTATTDELRAAGFDDAREIGRGGFGVVYRCTQSALDRAVAVKVLSGDLDDESRARFLREQRAMGRLTGHPNVVSVLEVGVTPSGRPFLVMPYHPQDSLDARIRRHGPLTVTEALRLGVKIAGALETAHRYGIVHRDVKPSNILLTDYDEPALTDFGIAHITGGFQTATGTITGSPAYTAPEVLEGDTPSPSSDVYGLGATLFAALTGHAAFERRSGEQVVAQFLRIATQPAPDLRESGIDADVAALLEHAMSRDSHERPSAAALGETLQGIQFRRGFPVDTMALGPDPATDEPPQRPARPPAGRSSTGSAGSPTDGSLPLDLTSFVGRRKELAEARKLLSASRLVTLTGIGGVGKTRLALRVASDIRRAFDDGVRLVELGELRDGSLLGEVVAAGLGLRQRSPRPLQTLVEFLEPRDMLLVLDNCEQVVDAAAGLTETVLRACPGLRILATSRETLDVAGEAALRVRPLALPDSDREPSLKSLPGYDAVTLFAERAATAVPGFELTEDNAETVARICIRLDGLPLAIELAAARLRSMSPEQILQRLTNRYELLTRGSRNAPTRQQTLRWSIDWSYDLCLPAEQLLWSRLSVFAGSFELDAAEEVSMYDAEPAGLIDLVASLVDKSILIREGSGAVVRFRMLETLREYGREKLEQAGTLPELRLRHHNWYRQLALQAESEWIGPRQVAWLARLEREQPNLREAMEYGLTASADPADSAEAGLEIATALYPFWVSRGLLREGRRWLDRALAREGEHDTALRVKALHAASVLASRHEDLERAAELIDEGRVLAETRGSAVDRALMLQADGAHAVHGGNPERAVSSFTESLEVLRGERNLLAHVTVLHALGLAHEILGHTEAATGCLDEAIRITESHGESVYLGRASLTLGLVVWWEGDRDRAVLLLRRGLELARLVDDPFGATWCLEILAWISSRENDFHRAAVLLAAAEVLRRRVGTSIVQIPDLTESHKECELVTRHSLGARAFETASREGEALGFAAAASYALGESLPAAPRRGDPAAALTKRERQVAGLVAQGLTNKAIAARLVISQRTAQGHVEHVLAKLGFSSRAQIAAWVARQSDDETT from the coding sequence TTGGCAACCGACGGCGATCCGCTCCGCACACAGCGCGATACCGACACCGCGACGACGGATGAACTGCGCGCGGCCGGGTTCGACGATGCCCGGGAGATCGGGCGTGGGGGCTTCGGCGTGGTGTATCGGTGCACCCAGTCCGCCCTGGACCGCGCGGTGGCCGTGAAGGTTCTCAGCGGCGACCTCGACGACGAGAGCCGGGCCAGGTTCCTCCGGGAGCAGCGGGCGATGGGCAGGCTGACCGGGCACCCGAACGTCGTGAGCGTGCTCGAGGTCGGCGTCACGCCGAGCGGGCGTCCGTTCCTGGTGATGCCCTACCATCCGCAGGACTCCCTCGACGCACGGATTCGCCGGCACGGTCCGCTTACCGTCACCGAGGCGTTGCGGTTGGGCGTGAAGATCGCCGGCGCCCTCGAGACGGCGCACCGGTACGGCATCGTGCACCGCGACGTCAAACCCAGCAACATCCTGCTCACCGACTACGACGAACCGGCGCTGACGGACTTCGGCATCGCGCACATCACCGGCGGTTTCCAGACCGCCACGGGAACCATCACCGGATCACCCGCGTACACCGCCCCGGAGGTCCTGGAGGGCGACACCCCGAGTCCGTCCTCGGACGTCTACGGACTCGGGGCGACCCTGTTCGCCGCGCTGACCGGGCACGCGGCATTCGAGCGCCGCAGCGGCGAACAGGTGGTGGCGCAGTTCCTGCGGATCGCCACGCAACCGGCGCCGGACCTCCGTGAGTCCGGTATCGACGCCGACGTCGCCGCCCTGCTCGAGCACGCCATGTCGCGAGACTCGCACGAGCGCCCGTCCGCGGCGGCGCTGGGTGAAACGCTGCAGGGCATCCAATTTCGCCGCGGCTTTCCCGTCGACACGATGGCGTTGGGCCCGGACCCCGCCACGGACGAACCGCCGCAACGCCCCGCACGGCCGCCGGCCGGACGATCATCGACCGGCTCCGCGGGATCGCCGACCGACGGGAGCCTTCCCCTGGACTTGACGAGCTTCGTCGGCCGACGGAAAGAGCTCGCCGAGGCCAGGAAACTGCTCTCGGCGTCACGGCTGGTCACATTGACCGGTATCGGCGGTGTGGGCAAGACCCGACTGGCACTACGGGTCGCGAGCGACATTCGGCGAGCATTCGACGACGGGGTCCGGCTGGTCGAATTGGGTGAACTGCGCGACGGATCACTGCTGGGGGAAGTCGTGGCGGCGGGGCTGGGGTTGCGGCAGCGGTCGCCGAGACCGCTGCAGACCCTCGTGGAGTTCCTGGAGCCGCGAGACATGCTCCTGGTCCTCGACAACTGCGAGCAGGTGGTGGATGCGGCAGCAGGCCTGACGGAGACAGTGCTGCGCGCCTGTCCCGGCCTGCGGATTCTGGCGACGAGTCGCGAGACCCTGGATGTCGCGGGGGAAGCCGCCCTGCGCGTTCGTCCACTGGCACTTCCGGATTCGGACAGGGAGCCGTCTCTGAAGAGTCTGCCCGGGTACGACGCCGTGACGTTGTTCGCCGAACGGGCCGCCACGGCGGTGCCCGGCTTCGAGCTCACCGAGGACAATGCGGAGACCGTCGCCCGGATCTGCATCCGGCTGGACGGCCTGCCCCTGGCCATCGAGTTGGCGGCGGCGAGGCTGCGGTCGATGTCGCCGGAACAGATCCTGCAGCGGTTGACCAACCGGTACGAGCTGTTGACCCGCGGAAGCCGGAATGCGCCGACCAGGCAGCAGACGTTGCGGTGGAGCATCGACTGGAGCTACGACCTGTGTCTCCCGGCCGAGCAGCTGCTGTGGTCGCGGCTGTCGGTGTTCGCAGGCAGCTTCGAGCTGGACGCCGCGGAGGAGGTGTCCATGTACGACGCCGAACCGGCCGGTCTCATCGATCTCGTCGCGTCGCTCGTGGACAAGTCGATCCTCATCCGCGAGGGATCGGGGGCGGTGGTGCGATTCCGGATGCTCGAAACGCTGCGCGAGTACGGCCGGGAGAAGCTCGAACAGGCAGGAACCCTCCCGGAACTCCGGCTACGGCATCACAACTGGTACCGGCAACTCGCCCTCCAAGCCGAATCCGAATGGATCGGCCCCCGGCAGGTCGCCTGGCTCGCGCGGCTCGAGCGTGAACAACCCAACCTGCGCGAAGCGATGGAGTACGGCCTGACTGCCTCGGCCGACCCGGCCGACTCGGCCGAGGCAGGGCTGGAGATCGCGACCGCTCTGTATCCGTTCTGGGTTTCTCGTGGGCTGCTGCGCGAGGGTCGCCGCTGGCTCGACCGCGCCCTGGCACGGGAGGGAGAACACGACACCGCACTCCGGGTCAAGGCGTTGCACGCGGCCAGTGTCCTCGCCAGCCGGCACGAGGACCTGGAGCGGGCGGCCGAACTGATCGACGAGGGGCGTGTACTTGCCGAGACCAGGGGAAGTGCAGTCGATCGCGCACTGATGCTTCAGGCCGACGGAGCGCACGCCGTGCACGGCGGCAACCCGGAGCGCGCCGTGAGCTCGTTCACCGAGTCGCTCGAGGTGTTACGTGGCGAGCGCAACCTCCTTGCACACGTCACTGTCCTGCATGCGCTCGGATTGGCTCACGAGATCCTCGGGCACACCGAGGCCGCCACCGGCTGTCTCGACGAGGCGATCCGGATCACCGAATCACACGGTGAATCGGTGTACCTGGGCCGCGCGTCCCTCACCCTCGGGCTGGTGGTGTGGTGGGAGGGCGACCGTGATCGCGCGGTGCTGCTGCTGCGACGGGGACTCGAGCTGGCCCGCTTGGTCGACGATCCGTTCGGAGCCACCTGGTGCCTCGAAATCCTCGCCTGGATCTCGTCCCGCGAGAACGATTTCCATCGCGCCGCCGTCCTGCTGGCAGCGGCCGAGGTGCTTCGACGGAGGGTGGGTACCTCCATTGTCCAGATCCCCGACCTGACCGAATCCCACAAGGAATGCGAGCTCGTCACGCGGCACTCGCTCGGTGCCCGGGCGTTCGAGACTGCGTCCCGCGAGGGCGAGGCGCTGGGCTTCGCCGCCGCCGCCTCGTATGCCCTGGGCGAATCACTCCCGGCAGCGCCACGGCGCGGCGATCCTGCGGCGGCACTGACGAAGCGTGAACGCCAGGTCGCCGGCCTGGTTGCACAGGGCCTGACCAACAAGGCGATCGCCGCCCGCCTCGTGATCTCTCAACGCACCGCGCAGGGTCACGTCGAACACGTACTCGCCAAACTCGGATTCTCGTCCCGGGCGCAGATCGCGGCCTGGGTCGCACGGCAGTCCGACGACGAAACCACCTGA
- a CDS encoding DUF3263 domain-containing protein, with translation MDNVTAAILEFACRWLPYGGPPADEIWIGFGMTAPRYEQRLAKILDTAAGREVPPDIRDRLCAQLSERRRRRALRSAGRV, from the coding sequence GTGGACAACGTCACTGCGGCGATACTCGAATTCGCGTGCCGGTGGCTACCGTACGGTGGTCCACCGGCCGACGAGATCTGGATCGGGTTCGGCATGACGGCGCCCAGATACGAACAGCGACTGGCCAAGATCTTGGATACCGCTGCGGGACGAGAGGTGCCCCCCGATATCCGAGACCGGCTGTGCGCCCAGCTGTCCGAGCGGAGAAGACGGCGGGCATTGCGATCGGCAGGTCGAGTCTGA
- a CDS encoding amidohydrolase, which yields MTDNAIAANIDTPAGPHGTAEKLKRRVEDTVLEWRDRLVAASHDLHAHPELAFEEHRSAALVADLLRDAGFAVEVGVWGQATALEAVYGSGELTVVVCAEYDALPGIGHACGHNIIATAGAGAAIALSRVADELGIRVKLLGTPAEEKGAGKAHMLEAGAWEDATVSLMVHPGPGVVVPTAGSTSQSRDRFRVEFTGRASHAAAAPTVGINAGDAATVMQVSVGLLRQHLPDTVRVSAVTLSGGDVSNIIPASAVVEAEVRSFDLAETADLKKKVLACVDGAATATGCTYAVTPVDPIYEPLVQHPFLADRFDAALEHRGRVMPPREGSALGGGSTDMGNVSQAVPSIHPLIGVMGSTAAPHTAAFAADAVTPGADDAVVDGAYALAAAIVDLATDSEARAAVLEQQHNRAPGATRRPAYV from the coding sequence ATGACCGACAATGCAATTGCCGCCAACATCGATACCCCCGCCGGTCCGCACGGGACAGCGGAGAAGCTGAAGCGACGCGTCGAGGACACCGTCCTCGAATGGCGCGACCGGCTCGTCGCCGCGAGTCACGATCTGCACGCCCACCCGGAACTCGCGTTCGAGGAACATCGTTCGGCGGCGCTCGTCGCCGACCTGCTCCGCGACGCCGGGTTCGCGGTGGAAGTGGGTGTGTGGGGGCAGGCCACCGCACTGGAAGCCGTGTACGGCAGCGGTGAGCTGACGGTCGTGGTGTGCGCCGAGTACGACGCCCTGCCCGGGATCGGACACGCGTGCGGCCACAACATCATCGCGACCGCAGGTGCCGGGGCGGCGATCGCACTGTCCCGGGTGGCGGACGAACTCGGGATCCGGGTGAAGCTGCTCGGCACTCCCGCCGAGGAGAAGGGTGCCGGAAAGGCCCACATGCTCGAGGCCGGCGCCTGGGAGGACGCGACGGTGTCGCTGATGGTCCATCCCGGCCCCGGTGTGGTCGTGCCCACCGCCGGCAGCACGTCGCAGTCCCGCGACCGGTTCCGGGTCGAGTTCACCGGCCGGGCATCGCATGCGGCGGCCGCACCGACCGTGGGAATCAATGCCGGCGACGCGGCGACGGTGATGCAGGTGTCGGTGGGTCTGCTGCGGCAGCATCTGCCCGACACGGTGCGCGTCAGCGCCGTCACCCTGTCCGGCGGCGACGTCTCGAACATCATCCCGGCCTCGGCGGTCGTGGAAGCGGAGGTGCGGTCGTTCGACCTCGCGGAAACCGCCGACCTGAAGAAGAAGGTGCTCGCCTGCGTCGACGGCGCCGCGACGGCCACCGGCTGCACGTACGCGGTCACCCCGGTCGACCCGATCTACGAGCCCCTCGTCCAGCACCCGTTCCTCGCGGACCGTTTCGACGCCGCACTCGAACACCGGGGCCGGGTGATGCCGCCCCGGGAAGGCAGCGCACTCGGCGGCGGATCCACCGACATGGGCAACGTCTCCCAGGCGGTGCCGTCGATCCACCCGTTGATCGGGGTGATGGGGTCGACGGCCGCGCCGCACACGGCCGCCTTCGCGGCCGATGCGGTCACACCGGGCGCCGACGACGCCGTCGTCGACGGGGCCTACGCCCTCGCTGCCGCGATCGTCGACCTCGCCACCGACAGCGAGGCGCGAGCCGCCGTCCTCGAGCAGCAGCACAACCGGGCACCCGGCGCCACGCGGCGACCGGCGTACGTGTAG